A single region of the Rhipicephalus microplus isolate Deutch F79 chromosome 10, USDA_Rmic, whole genome shotgun sequence genome encodes:
- the LOC119181830 gene encoding solute carrier family 22 member 6 produces MPRACASALGVQSPRRRRSAAPGEGHEFLRSNNLESRKSSEGGGQPAMDRLRRSRSIVSAYLPSLFQPLTESATDATLVQGMIVFGFGRFQRLALLCAQITTFVAYSQSFAVVTDLEPVDHWCRPGAEYANVSAKAWKEQYLPRGPGGRGHDGCRHYEEPHKGGEEDHGADNTTRVAVACDAWDYDTRHTGTTVLVFWNIVCDRRWYQHVIKAAFMCGAALSVPCAGLASNRWGRRPIMWAAVCVLLCSGAATTLAPTLVAFIVLRFVSSAAVSVLEVVSFVLLFESTPVGPRDPFCALAVCWPTVLAPVYVATVAYVASNWRMWHACLALPALFLFLTVSVTEESPHWLIVNHRFHEARRVALWAALLNDEEPDVVIERLEKVKDMLVGTAATGTTAAAEERGKSSHRRRSQLRYFRSRTMLAHCFVVFGCWFTVYGNYYYRDMEGPHASFVKWVVIAGNVPAMTIAYFIIKHHGRVAPLVVFLMAVSFMLLYSAVSQSMGLSFPIQLIVMWRSLLLNIAYVLLCVHTVALFPTQVRSVAFAGAYTFGRLGAMVADAFPVFVTSLGYELDALYMAVAAVNLLLFSLLLLPLSEKRLLDIVNRVDALDAAGTAQPMKRSSVSPDSVCLKQ; encoded by the exons ATGCCGCGAGCATGCGCGAGCGCGCTCGGCGTGCAAAGtcccagaagaagaagaagtgctGCTCCGGGCGAAGGCCACGAGTTTCTCCGGAGCAATAATTTGGAAAGCCGAAAGTCATCGGAAGGGGGAGGACAACCGGCGATGGACCGACTGCGTCGTTCCCGAAGCATCGTGTCGGCGTACCTGCCGTCGCTGTTTCAGCCCCTGACGGAGAGCGCGACCGACGCGACGCTGGTGCAGGGCATGATCGTGTTCGGCTTCGGGCGCTTCCAGAGGCTGGCGCTGCTGTGCGCGCAGATCACCACGTTCGTGGCCTACTCGCAGAGCTTCGCCGTCGTCACGGACCTGGAGCCCGTGGACCACTGGTGCCGGCCTGGCGCCGAGTACGCCAACGTGAGCGCCAAAGCCTGGAAGGAGCAGTACCTGCCCCGCGGACCGGGTGGCCGAGGCCACGACGGCTGCCGCCACTACGAAGAACCGCATAAGGGTGGCGAGGAG GACCATGGGGCCGACAACACCACGCGTGTGGCGGTCGCCTGCGACGCCTGGGACTATGACACGCGCCACACGGGAACCACCGTGCTGGTCTTCTGGAACATCGTGTGCGACCGCAGGTGGTACCAGCACGTGATCAAGGCGGCGTTCATGTGCGGCGCCGCGCTGTCCGTGCCGTGCGCGGGCCTGGCGTCCAACCGCTGGGGTCGCCGGCCCATCATGTGGGCCGCGGTGTGCGTCCTCCTTTGCTCCGGCGCCGCCACCACCCTGGCGCCCACGCTGGTTGCCTTCATAGTGCTGCGATTCGTCTCTTCGGCAGCCGTCAGCGTGCTAGAG GTGGTGTCCTTTGTCCTGCTCTTCGAGTCGACCCCCGTGGGTCCGCGGGATCCCTTCTGCGCTCTGGCCGTCTGTTGGCCCACAGTCCTGGCGCCCGTGTACGTGGCGACGGTCGCGTACGTGGCCTCCAACTGGCGCATGTGGCACGCGTGCCTCGCGCTCCCCGCGCTGTTCCTGTTCTTGACGGTGTCCGTGACCGAGGAGTCGCCGCACTGGCTCATCGTCAACCACCGCTTCCACGAGGCCCGCAGGGTGGCCCTCTGGGCCGCGCTGCTCAACGACGAAGAACCCGACGTCGTGATCGAGCGACTCGAGAAGGTCAAGGACATGCTGGTGGGGACTGCTGCGACGGGAACTACGGCGGCGGCGGAAGAGCGCGGTAAGTCGAGCCACCGCAGGCGCTCGCAGCTGCGTTACTTCCGCTCGCGCACTATGCTGGCCCACTGCTTCGTCGTGTTCGGCTGCTGGTTCACGGTGTACGGCAACTACTACTACCGGGACATGGAGGGTCCGCACGCGAGCTTCGTCAAGTGGGTCGTGATCGCCGGCAACGTGCCGGCCATGACGATCGCCTACTTCATCATCAAGCACCACGGCCGTGTGGCGCCCCTGGTGGTCTTCCTGATGGCCGTGTCATTCATGCTGCTCTACAGCGCCGTGTCCCAGTCCATGGGCCTTAGTTTTCCGATCCAGCTGATCGTCATGTGGCGGTCGCTACTCCTCAACATCGCCTACGTCCTGCTCTGCGTACACACCGTGGCGCTGTTTCCGACGCAG GTTCGCAGCGTGGCCTTCGCCGGGGCGTACACCTTCGGCCGGCTGGGTGCCATGGTGGCCGACGCGTTTCCTGTTTTCGTGACGAGCCTCGGTTACGAACTGGACGCGTTGTACATGGCCGTCGCGGCCGTCAACCTGCTCCTCTTCTCCCTGCTGTTGCTCCCGCTGTCCGAGAAGAGGCTGCTCGACATCGTGAACCGCGTGGACGCGCTCGACGCAGCGGGCACGGCACAGCCGATGAAGCGGAGCAGTGTCTCGCCGGACTCCGTGTGTTTGAAGCAGTAG